From Pan paniscus chromosome 9, NHGRI_mPanPan1-v2.0_pri, whole genome shotgun sequence, the proteins below share one genomic window:
- the LOC134731242 gene encoding uncharacterized protein LOC134731242 encodes MVPLKSYYALPSPAFSRNHTGLRSELRSGQSELSRTGPAFLHCHVPHAHHSSPAADQGQNWASPGQGNQKLFLGEIEPPVAPWSSGGWAAAHSACGQNTCSPLSLSAEQTQGIALLSPGNFSEILDLASLRPTMPHKGCSGRRGCRRQRVPRRELVAPAPLELLKITQQLLLTGMLMPRKQAQERKAECDRAEPGPGAPGEAFLGLQGSATGGRSPELPI; translated from the coding sequence ATGGTCCCACTGAAGTCCTACTacgccctcccctccccagcctttTCCAGAAACCATACTGGGCTCAGATCAGAGCTCCGAAGCGGTCAAAGTGAGCTGAGCAGGACAGGCCCAGCCTTTCTCCACTGCCACGTCCCTCATGCACATCACTCATCTCCTGCTGCAGACCAAGGCCAAAATTGGGCTAGtcctggccagggaaatcagaaGCTCTTCTTGGGTGAGATTGAGCCTCCTGTTGCTCCCTGGAGTTCCGGAGGCTGGGCTGCAGCCCACTCAGCTTGCGGGCAAAATACgtgctctcctctctccttgtCAGCTGAGCAAACCCAGGGAATAGCCCTCCTCTCCCCAGGAAACTTCTCTGAAATCTTAGACTTAGCCAGTCTTAGGCCTACGATGCCACACAAAGGTTGTTCAGGGAGAAGGGggtgcaggaggcagagggtgcccCGCAGGGAGCTGGTGGCTCCAGCCCCACTAGAGCTCCTAAAGATCACACAGCAGCTGCTCCTGACAGGGATGCTCATGCCCAGAAAGCAAGCCCAGGAGAGGAAGGCAGAGTGCGACAGAGCAGAGCCAGGGCCAGGCGCACCAGGAGAGGCGTTTCTGGGGCTCCAGGGAAGTGCCACGGGAGGCAGAAGTCCAGAACTGCCCATATAG